A window of the Bradyrhizobium ottawaense genome harbors these coding sequences:
- a CDS encoding helix-turn-helix transcriptional regulator, producing MPQDQHDRTNNLLGTYLKDRRTRIDPAALGFPVGRRRTPGLRREEVAQRSNISATWYTWLEQGRGGAPSADVLNRISGALMLTDVEREHLFLLGLGRPPEVRYRAAEGVTPRLQRLLDALEVSPALIRTATWDVVAWNRAAVAVLTDYGALPPGQRNILRLIFGSPRVRDAQYDWESVARFVVGAFRADAARAGAVSEVAELVDELCKLSPEFTALWRDNDVNVHGEGVKRLRHPVLGPIALEYSAFAVDGRPDLSMVVYNPATRSDADLIRSLVASTTTVKPEGRSASTS from the coding sequence ATGCCGCAAGATCAACATGACCGGACCAACAATCTGCTGGGCACCTATTTGAAGGATCGCCGCACGCGGATCGATCCAGCTGCCCTCGGTTTTCCGGTGGGGCGTCGACGCACGCCGGGGCTGCGCCGGGAGGAGGTTGCCCAGCGCTCCAACATCAGCGCCACCTGGTACACGTGGCTGGAGCAGGGGCGAGGCGGCGCGCCCTCGGCGGATGTGCTGAACCGGATTTCCGGTGCGCTGATGCTGACCGACGTCGAGCGCGAACATCTGTTTCTGCTCGGACTCGGGCGCCCGCCCGAAGTTCGCTACAGGGCCGCCGAAGGGGTTACACCGCGCTTGCAACGGCTGCTCGATGCGCTCGAGGTCAGTCCCGCGCTGATCAGGACCGCCACCTGGGACGTCGTCGCGTGGAATCGCGCGGCGGTCGCGGTGCTGACCGACTACGGCGCGCTGCCTCCGGGCCAGCGCAACATCCTTCGCCTCATCTTCGGCAGTCCCCGCGTCCGGGATGCGCAATACGACTGGGAAAGCGTGGCCCGTTTCGTGGTCGGCGCGTTCAGGGCGGACGCCGCGCGCGCCGGTGCTGTTTCCGAAGTCGCCGAACTCGTCGACGAACTCTGCAAGCTCAGCCCTGAATTCACAGCGCTATGGCGTGACAATGACGTCAACGTTCACGGTGAGGGCGTGAAGCGCCTTCGTCATCCGGTGCTCGGCCCGATCGCGCTGGAATATTCCGCGTTTGCCGTCGATGGCCGGCCCGACCTCAGCATGGTTGTCTATAATCCCGCCACGAGATCGGATGCGGATCTGATCCGATCGCTGGTCGCATCCACGACGACGGTGAAGCCGGAAGGCCGCTCTGCATCGACAAGCTAA
- a CDS encoding SDR family oxidoreductase produces the protein MRVFLTGATGFIGSAIVPELINAGHQVLGLTRSDAGAQSLIAAGAEVHRGDLEDLESLRSGATKADGVIHCAFDHNFANWVANCEKDQRAIEALGGALTGSDRPLVITSGTGMGNAVPGQLATEDVFNSTGQNPRVVSELAGASMSEAGVNVSVVRLPQVHDTVKQGFVTYAVAIAREKRVSAYVGDGKNRWPAAHVSDVARLYRLALEKREPGARYNAVGEEGIAVRAVAEVIGRGLKVPVVGLSPEEAAGHFGWLAPFAGMDLPASSAQTQARLGWRPTGPGLIADLERMSYA, from the coding sequence ATGCGCGTATTTCTTACCGGCGCGACCGGCTTCATCGGCTCGGCCATTGTTCCGGAACTCATCAACGCCGGCCATCAGGTCCTCGGACTGACGCGATCGGACGCGGGGGCCCAGTCGCTCATCGCCGCCGGCGCCGAGGTGCATCGCGGCGACCTCGAAGACCTCGAAAGCTTGCGCAGCGGCGCGACGAAGGCTGACGGTGTGATCCACTGCGCCTTCGACCACAATTTTGCGAACTGGGTCGCGAACTGCGAAAAGGACCAGCGCGCCATCGAGGCGCTTGGCGGCGCGCTCACCGGATCGGACCGGCCGCTCGTCATCACGTCAGGCACCGGAATGGGCAACGCCGTGCCGGGCCAACTTGCGACCGAGGACGTCTTCAATTCCACGGGCCAGAATCCGCGCGTGGTTTCGGAACTGGCGGGCGCCTCGATGTCGGAGGCCGGCGTCAACGTGTCAGTGGTGCGGCTTCCGCAGGTCCACGACACGGTCAAGCAAGGTTTTGTCACCTACGCCGTGGCGATCGCGCGCGAGAAGCGCGTTTCGGCCTATGTCGGCGATGGGAAAAATCGCTGGCCGGCGGCGCACGTCTCCGATGTCGCGCGCCTCTACCGATTGGCGCTGGAAAAGCGAGAGCCCGGTGCGCGATACAACGCGGTCGGCGAGGAAGGTATCGCGGTTCGCGCCGTCGCGGAAGTCATCGGTCGGGGTCTCAAGGTACCGGTAGTCGGCCTGTCTCCAGAGGAAGCGGCGGGTCATTTCGGATGGCTGGCGCCGTTTGCCGGCATGGATCTCCCGGCTTCAAGTGCGCAGACTCAGGCACGGCTCGGATGGCGCCCGACCGGTCCTGGACTGATCGCCGATCTCGAACGGATGAGCTACGCCTGA
- a CDS encoding L,D-transpeptidase → MFNSFKMNTRLAAVALGALALGTAAFSTSAAAAPLPLFPFFMTPPTEAAPPPVAAAPSQDEGTVVEMPARLKRQVVSYPTREASGTIIIDTPNTYLYYVLGNGQAIRYGIGVGREGFTWSGTQTITKKAEWPDWTPPPEMIARQPYLPRHMAGGPGNPLGARAMYLGGTVYRIHGTNAPETIGTHVSSGCLRLTNEDVSDLYSRVNVGTKVIVKPMTDRRADLGTTIR, encoded by the coding sequence ATGTTCAATTCATTCAAAATGAATACCCGCCTCGCTGCCGTCGCTTTGGGAGCGCTGGCGCTCGGCACCGCGGCATTTTCAACTTCCGCCGCCGCGGCCCCGTTGCCGCTGTTTCCGTTCTTCATGACGCCGCCGACCGAAGCGGCCCCGCCGCCGGTCGCCGCTGCGCCCTCGCAGGATGAGGGCACGGTGGTCGAGATGCCGGCGCGCCTGAAGCGCCAGGTCGTGAGCTACCCGACCCGCGAAGCCTCCGGCACGATCATCATCGACACCCCCAACACCTATCTCTATTACGTGCTCGGCAACGGCCAGGCGATCCGCTACGGCATCGGCGTCGGCCGCGAAGGCTTCACCTGGTCCGGCACCCAGACGATCACCAAGAAGGCGGAATGGCCGGATTGGACCCCGCCCCCGGAAATGATCGCCCGCCAGCCCTATCTGCCGCGCCACATGGCGGGCGGCCCCGGCAACCCACTCGGCGCCCGCGCGATGTATCTCGGCGGCACCGTCTATCGCATCCACGGGACCAACGCGCCGGAAACCATCGGCACCCACGTGTCCTCCGGTTGCCTGCGCCTCACCAATGAAGACGTCTCCGACCTCTATTCGCGGGTCAACGTCGGCACCAAGGTGATCGTGAAGCCGATGACCGATCGCCGCGCCGATCTCGGCACCACCATCCGCTAG
- a CDS encoding DUF4403 family protein, with the protein MVFAAVAVVAVSFFASLKVMDWLAPRGTVAPPVLAELPPLPPAPRSSVVMAPVAIALSAIRDAADRAAQRTFTGKAENPVSQILQNADIGWTASRGAISATGGQDVLSLSTPITGTLNVTGSLSAKATGAVGDALGGLLGGDIGKRIGGINIKNLNASAEIKGSVSITARPKIAAAWRIEPNLAAQVNLGDTSLVVAGARVNVPAQVKPLIDKQVTDQLALVQARMRNDPAFENSARAQWAKACRSIPLQGTGPSSQLPALWLELRPTRAIAAQPRVDASAVTLTLGIEAETRVTPVETKPVCPFPATITIVPPTPGRVTIGVPIDMPFTEINKVVEAQFAGKTFPEDGSGSVNVTVKRASVAASGDRLLISLLVNAKEKKSFFGFGGEANVHIWGRPVLDQAQQTLRLTDIQLAVESEAAFGLLGAAARAAMPHLQRALADKATIDLKPFASNAQKKIATVIADFQKNEDGIRVAAEITALRLADIAFDSKTLRVIAEAEGTINVAVSALPGL; encoded by the coding sequence ATGGTTTTCGCCGCGGTTGCGGTCGTCGCGGTGTCGTTCTTCGCCAGCCTGAAGGTCATGGACTGGCTGGCGCCGCGCGGCACGGTGGCGCCGCCGGTGCTTGCCGAATTGCCGCCGCTGCCGCCGGCGCCGCGATCTTCGGTGGTGATGGCGCCGGTCGCGATCGCGCTGTCGGCGATCCGCGATGCCGCCGACCGCGCCGCGCAGCGAACGTTTACCGGCAAGGCCGAGAATCCGGTATCGCAGATCCTGCAGAATGCCGACATCGGCTGGACCGCCTCGCGCGGCGCAATCAGCGCGACCGGCGGGCAGGATGTGCTGTCGCTGTCGACGCCGATTACCGGCACGCTCAATGTCACCGGTTCGCTGTCGGCAAAGGCAACGGGCGCGGTCGGCGATGCGCTCGGTGGCTTGCTCGGCGGCGATATCGGGAAACGCATCGGCGGCATCAACATCAAGAATCTCAACGCCAGCGCCGAGATCAAGGGCAGTGTCAGCATCACCGCGCGGCCGAAGATCGCCGCCGCCTGGCGGATCGAGCCCAACCTCGCAGCGCAGGTCAATCTCGGCGACACCAGCCTCGTCGTGGCCGGTGCACGCGTCAACGTACCCGCACAGGTCAAGCCGCTGATCGACAAGCAGGTCACCGATCAATTGGCGCTGGTGCAGGCGCGGATGCGCAACGATCCCGCCTTCGAAAACAGCGCACGGGCGCAATGGGCCAAGGCCTGCCGCTCGATCCCGCTGCAGGGCACGGGACCGAGTTCACAGCTCCCCGCGCTATGGCTCGAATTGCGCCCGACCCGCGCGATCGCAGCACAACCGCGCGTCGATGCGTCCGCGGTGACGCTCACGCTCGGCATCGAGGCCGAGACCCGCGTCACGCCGGTCGAGACCAAGCCGGTCTGTCCGTTCCCCGCCACCATCACCATCGTGCCGCCGACGCCGGGGCGGGTCACGATCGGCGTGCCGATCGACATGCCCTTCACCGAGATCAACAAGGTCGTCGAGGCGCAGTTTGCCGGCAAGACGTTTCCGGAAGACGGCTCGGGTTCGGTCAACGTCACGGTGAAGCGCGCCAGCGTCGCGGCCTCCGGCGACCGCCTGCTGATTTCGCTTTTGGTCAACGCCAAGGAGAAGAAGAGCTTCTTCGGATTCGGCGGCGAAGCCAACGTGCACATCTGGGGAAGGCCCGTGCTCGATCAGGCGCAGCAGACGCTGCGGCTGACCGATATCCAGCTCGCCGTCGAGTCGGAGGCCGCCTTCGGATTGCTGGGAGCGGCGGCGCGCGCGGCCATGCCGCATCTGCAAAGGGCGCTGGCAGACAAGGCCACGATCGATCTGAAGCCGTTCGCCAGCAATGCGCAAAAGAAAATCGCCACCGTCATCGCCGACTTCCAGAAGAACGAGGACGGCATACGGGTGGCAGCCGAGATCACCGCGCTGCGGCTGGCCGACATCGCCTTCGATTCCAAAACTCTGCGCGTGATCGCGGAAGCCGAAGGCACCATCAATGTCGCGGTCAGCGCGCTGCCGGGGCTGTAG
- a CDS encoding GcrA family cell cycle regulator, with amino-acid sequence MWNARLDAKLLKLKRDGLSFAEIGERMGITRNAALGRFQRLNGVVFPSQLERRQSREAAARLKKETRLRKESEIVRKMKAAIAAGTDRTKAMSQAYAAGASFRAIGEVFGVSRERAYQIATAAPDKRSRKS; translated from the coding sequence ATGTGGAATGCTCGGCTTGACGCCAAACTACTGAAATTGAAGCGGGACGGACTTTCGTTCGCCGAGATCGGGGAGCGAATGGGAATCACGCGCAACGCCGCGCTTGGACGGTTTCAGCGGCTCAACGGCGTCGTTTTTCCATCGCAGCTTGAGCGGCGCCAATCCAGGGAAGCGGCCGCCCGGCTCAAGAAAGAGACTCGCCTCCGAAAGGAGAGCGAGATTGTCCGGAAGATGAAAGCTGCCATCGCCGCCGGGACGGACAGGACCAAGGCGATGAGTCAAGCTTATGCCGCCGGCGCCAGCTTCCGGGCTATCGGCGAAGTCTTCGGCGTGTCGAGGGAGCGCGCCTATCAGATAGCGACTGCGGCTCCGGACAAGCGCTCTCGGAAAAGTTGA
- a CDS encoding peptidyl-alpha-hydroxyglycine alpha-amidating lyase family protein, with amino-acid sequence MQITAPPLPYVAVAESFKLPSGANFHGTSGIAFNSKGNIFVIHRGPMPLMEFDPDGHFIRGFGDGMFERSHGLRIDAEDNIWATDVRSNMVYKFDPSGRLEMVLGVKGHTGEWHPFGHLRLFDEPNEAVVGPTGDIFVLQGHGKGESRVLKFDGDGTFIKTWGGKGKGPGEFDLPHSLVFDAQGLLYIADRNNARIQVFDADGNYIRESAHPGAPCGLFMGADQHIWLAHGHTGLIMKLNLNGKVVGMIEGGGQGKTTGKYGEAHYIAVSPRDEIFVADTLNWRVQKYVRK; translated from the coding sequence ATGCAAATCACAGCCCCGCCGCTTCCCTACGTCGCCGTTGCCGAATCGTTCAAGCTGCCATCCGGCGCGAACTTTCACGGCACCTCGGGCATCGCCTTCAACTCCAAAGGCAACATCTTCGTGATCCATCGCGGGCCGATGCCGCTGATGGAGTTCGATCCCGACGGCCATTTCATCCGCGGGTTCGGCGACGGGATGTTCGAGCGGTCGCACGGCCTGCGGATCGATGCAGAGGACAACATCTGGGCCACCGACGTCCGGTCGAACATGGTCTACAAGTTCGATCCGTCGGGGCGGCTGGAAATGGTGCTCGGCGTCAAGGGCCATACCGGCGAGTGGCATCCGTTCGGACATCTGCGGCTGTTCGATGAGCCGAACGAAGCCGTGGTCGGACCGACCGGCGACATCTTCGTGCTGCAAGGCCACGGCAAGGGCGAGTCACGCGTGCTGAAGTTCGACGGCGACGGCACCTTCATCAAGACCTGGGGCGGCAAGGGCAAGGGGCCGGGCGAGTTCGACCTGCCACACTCGCTGGTGTTCGACGCGCAGGGACTGCTTTACATCGCCGATCGCAACAACGCCCGCATCCAGGTGTTCGACGCCGACGGCAACTACATCCGCGAGTCCGCCCATCCCGGCGCGCCCTGCGGGCTGTTCATGGGCGCCGATCAGCACATCTGGCTGGCGCACGGTCACACCGGCCTCATCATGAAGCTCAACCTGAACGGCAAGGTGGTCGGCATGATCGAAGGCGGCGGACAGGGCAAGACAACAGGCAAATACGGCGAGGCCCACTACATCGCGGTGTCGCCGCGCGACGAGATTTTTGTCGCCGACACGCTGAACTGGCGCGTGCAGAAGTATGTGCGGAAATAG
- a CDS encoding ABC transporter substrate-binding protein, which produces MKSIAAAVAAGVAVALSGGAAQAQISDDVVKIGVLTDMSSLYADATGKGSLAAVQMAVADYGGKLKGKPVEVVAADHQNKPDVGVSIARNWYDNDKVDAIFDVPTSSVALPISALTREKNKININSGGGSSDITGVACSPNTVHWTYDTYALSNVAGKAMVKRGEDTWFFVTADYAFGMALERDTANVVKESGGKVLGEVRHPLNSSDFSSFLLQAQASKAKVVALANAGGDTTNALKQASEFGLVEGGQKMIALLQEITDTHALGAKATQGLIVTDAFYWDMNDETRAFSNRFNEKVGHMPTMIQAGLYSATMHYLKAIEAIGTDEAPKVMAQMRATPINDFFAKGGKIRIDGRMVHDMYLFEVKKPSESKNEWDLYKLIATVPGDEAFRPLDKGGCPLVTH; this is translated from the coding sequence ATGAAATCCATCGCAGCCGCGGTCGCGGCCGGTGTTGCCGTCGCCTTATCGGGTGGCGCGGCACAGGCCCAGATCTCCGACGACGTCGTCAAGATCGGCGTGCTCACGGACATGTCGAGCCTCTACGCCGACGCCACCGGCAAGGGTTCGCTGGCTGCGGTGCAGATGGCGGTCGCCGATTACGGCGGCAAGCTGAAGGGCAAGCCGGTCGAGGTGGTCGCCGCCGACCATCAGAACAAACCGGACGTCGGCGTCAGCATCGCGCGCAACTGGTATGACAACGACAAGGTCGATGCGATCTTCGATGTGCCGACCTCCTCGGTGGCGCTGCCGATCTCGGCGCTGACGCGCGAGAAGAACAAGATCAACATCAATTCCGGCGGCGGCAGTTCCGACATCACCGGCGTTGCCTGCTCGCCCAACACCGTGCACTGGACCTACGACACCTACGCGCTGTCGAACGTCGCCGGCAAGGCGATGGTCAAGCGTGGCGAGGACACCTGGTTCTTCGTCACCGCCGACTACGCCTTCGGCATGGCGCTGGAACGGGATACGGCCAACGTCGTCAAGGAGAGCGGCGGCAAGGTGCTTGGCGAGGTCCGCCATCCGCTGAACTCGTCCGATTTCTCGTCGTTCCTGCTGCAGGCCCAGGCTTCCAAGGCCAAGGTCGTGGCGCTCGCCAATGCCGGCGGCGACACCACCAACGCGCTGAAGCAGGCATCGGAGTTCGGCCTCGTCGAGGGTGGCCAGAAGATGATCGCGCTGCTGCAGGAAATCACCGACACCCACGCGCTCGGTGCCAAGGCCACCCAGGGCCTGATCGTCACCGACGCCTTCTACTGGGACATGAACGACGAGACCCGCGCCTTCTCGAACCGCTTCAACGAGAAAGTCGGCCACATGCCGACCATGATCCAGGCCGGGCTCTATTCGGCGACCATGCATTACCTGAAGGCGATCGAGGCCATCGGGACAGACGAAGCGCCGAAGGTGATGGCGCAGATGCGCGCGACCCCGATCAACGATTTCTTCGCCAAGGGTGGCAAGATCCGCATCGACGGCCGCATGGTCCACGACATGTATCTGTTCGAGGTGAAGAAGCCTTCCGAGTCCAAGAACGAATGGGACCTCTACAAGCTGATCGCCACCGTCCCCGGCGACGAAGCCTTCCGTCCGCTCGACAAGGGCGGCTGCCCGCTGGTCACGCACTGA
- a CDS encoding ketopantoate reductase family protein translates to MGRKIAIVGAGAVGGYAGAHMVQAGEDVTFIDPWPEHVEHMRKHGLRVTHAMNVPEFTVPVRALHVTDAQQLAKEAPVDIAFVCMKSYDTAWATMMIQQYLAPAGYVVSLQNCMNEEAIAGVVGWGKTLGCVASSITVNLPEPGHIHRGAGKHGAAHTVFRAGEVHGRITPRAEEICRLVSTADSAKVTSNLWGERWSKLVANAMQNGLSACTGLPGGQMLENEPIRRFSTRLGSEAIRVGQAHGYQLEEVLHIEPETIARAGEGDDAAMRACDEQRFKDAKKTASGQRPSMGQDMQKGRRTEIEFLNGFIVGEGKKVGVACKANAVLTDLVLRVERGELTADPKHITELRLN, encoded by the coding sequence ATGGGTCGGAAAATAGCTATCGTTGGTGCGGGTGCGGTCGGCGGCTATGCCGGCGCCCATATGGTGCAGGCGGGCGAGGACGTCACGTTCATCGATCCCTGGCCCGAACATGTCGAGCACATGCGCAAGCACGGCCTGCGCGTCACCCACGCCATGAATGTTCCGGAATTCACGGTTCCCGTCCGGGCGCTGCACGTCACCGACGCGCAGCAGCTCGCCAAGGAGGCGCCGGTCGACATCGCGTTTGTCTGCATGAAGTCCTACGACACCGCTTGGGCCACCATGATGATCCAGCAATATCTGGCGCCCGCCGGCTATGTCGTGTCGCTGCAGAACTGCATGAACGAGGAGGCCATCGCCGGTGTCGTCGGCTGGGGCAAGACGCTGGGATGCGTCGCCAGCAGCATCACCGTCAATCTGCCCGAGCCCGGCCACATCCACCGCGGCGCCGGCAAGCATGGCGCGGCGCATACGGTATTTCGCGCCGGCGAAGTGCACGGCCGCATCACGCCACGGGCGGAGGAAATCTGCCGCCTGGTCAGCACCGCCGACAGCGCCAAGGTCACCAGCAACCTGTGGGGCGAGCGCTGGTCCAAGCTTGTCGCCAACGCCATGCAGAACGGCCTCTCCGCCTGCACCGGCCTGCCCGGCGGCCAGATGCTGGAGAACGAGCCGATCCGCCGCTTCTCGACCCGGCTCGGCAGCGAAGCGATCCGCGTCGGACAGGCGCATGGCTATCAGCTCGAGGAGGTCCTGCACATCGAGCCCGAGACCATCGCGCGCGCGGGCGAAGGCGACGACGCGGCAATGCGCGCCTGCGACGAACAGCGCTTCAAGGATGCGAAGAAGACCGCGTCCGGGCAACGCCCGTCGATGGGCCAGGATATGCAGAAGGGCCGCCGCACCGAGATCGAATTCCTCAACGGCTTCATCGTTGGAGAAGGCAAAAAGGTCGGCGTTGCCTGCAAGGCCAATGCAGTGCTGACGGATCTCGTGCTGCGCGTCGAACGCGGCGAGCTCACCGCCGATCCGAAGCACATCACCGAGCTGCGCTTGAACTGA
- a CDS encoding PQQ-dependent sugar dehydrogenase, which yields MTMSSIMARFVALVGGVALQWRKLQGDAPAPAWGGAPVVPAAKPQGALPTLKMPSARGWSDGQKPVAAPGLKVNAFATHLKHPRWINVMPNGDVLVAESNQIAGRPRTVFHYAMQATMRRARALGDSANRITLFRDPDGDGVAEVRETFMEGLNQPFGMALVRDTFYVGNTDGVVAFPYVAGASSITAPGKKLVSFKPSGHWTRSLLPSPDGKKLYAGVGSLSNIAEMGMEVEQGRAAIYELDLTAGSSRIFAGGLRNAVGMAWEPNTGVLWTVVNERDGLGDETPPDYLTSVRDGGFYGWPYCYWGQTVDDRVPQDAAMVAKAITPDYALGGHTASLGLCWVPAGTLPGFPDGMAIGQHGSWNRSTLSGYKLVFVPFENGKPSGPARDILSGFLAPDEKESYGRPVGVVIGPDGRSLLMADDVGDVIWRVTGA from the coding sequence ATGACCATGTCCAGCATTATGGCGCGTTTCGTCGCGCTGGTCGGCGGCGTCGCGCTGCAGTGGCGGAAGCTGCAGGGCGACGCGCCTGCGCCTGCCTGGGGCGGTGCGCCGGTGGTCCCGGCAGCGAAGCCGCAAGGCGCGCTGCCGACGCTGAAGATGCCGTCGGCCAGGGGCTGGAGCGACGGGCAGAAGCCGGTGGCGGCACCCGGGCTCAAGGTCAATGCGTTTGCGACCCATCTGAAGCATCCACGCTGGATCAATGTGATGCCGAACGGCGACGTGCTCGTCGCCGAGTCGAATCAGATCGCTGGACGGCCCAGAACCGTGTTCCATTATGCGATGCAGGCGACGATGCGGCGTGCCCGCGCCCTTGGCGACAGCGCGAACCGCATCACGCTGTTTCGTGATCCGGATGGCGACGGCGTCGCCGAAGTTCGCGAAACCTTCATGGAGGGGCTGAACCAGCCGTTTGGCATGGCGCTGGTGCGTGACACCTTCTATGTCGGCAATACCGACGGCGTGGTGGCTTTCCCTTACGTCGCGGGTGCGAGCAGCATCACCGCGCCGGGAAAGAAACTTGTCAGCTTCAAGCCGAGCGGGCACTGGACGCGCAGCCTGCTGCCGAGCCCCGATGGCAAAAAGCTCTATGCCGGCGTTGGCTCGCTCAGCAACATCGCCGAGATGGGCATGGAGGTCGAGCAGGGCCGCGCGGCGATCTATGAGCTCGATCTCACCGCCGGCTCCAGCCGCATCTTTGCCGGCGGCCTGCGCAACGCGGTGGGAATGGCGTGGGAGCCGAACACCGGCGTGCTCTGGACGGTGGTCAATGAACGTGACGGCCTCGGCGACGAGACCCCGCCGGATTATCTGACATCGGTGCGCGACGGCGGCTTCTACGGCTGGCCCTATTGCTACTGGGGCCAGACGGTCGACGACCGGGTGCCGCAGGATGCCGCCATGGTCGCCAAGGCGATCACGCCGGATTACGCGCTCGGTGGGCATACCGCGTCGCTCGGTCTGTGCTGGGTTCCGGCCGGCACGCTGCCGGGCTTTCCGGACGGCATGGCGATCGGGCAGCACGGCTCGTGGAATCGCAGCACGCTGAGCGGCTACAAGCTCGTGTTCGTGCCGTTCGAAAACGGAAAGCCCTCCGGGCCGGCGCGGGATATTCTCTCGGGCTTCCTCGCGCCGGACGAGAAGGAATCCTACGGACGGCCGGTCGGGGTCGTGATCGGACCCGACGGCCGCTCGCTGTTGATGGCGGACGATGTCGGCGACGTGATCTGGCGGGTGACGGGCGCGTAG